CCGCAccaccctcgcgtcctcgcgtACGTCGTTCGAgtcgcgccgtccgccccccgtcccgtcgtcgtcgaactgCGAGACGAACCCGACGATGCCCCTGGCCAACGACAGCGCCCTGACCTTCGCGGACTCGGGCGCGGATGCGGGGAAGTACGCCAGGAGCGCTTCCAGCTCCGtcccctcctcgcgcccggcggcgtcgtcgtagGCGAACACCTGCACGGGGGGACGCGGATGCTCCGCCATGGCGACCCgcctcaccgcgcgcgctcggactgcgagcggcgacgggggggcGCTTGCTTCGAGTCTGCTCGAGTCTTTTCCGCCACGAGGCTCCCGCCATCTTctcggacgtcgcggatAACAAcaacacgacgacgacgggcgctgCCGCCACTgcgaggcgcggcgatgacagtcgttcgcgtcgcgaggacgctgcccgtcctcgcgctcctgctcgtatgcgccggcgcggtcccgAGTCCCGAATGGTGAGCTTCGAGACCCCCGACCGCGCCTCCGACCCCCGCgcatccccgcgcgccttttcgagcgtcgcgagatCTCTCTTCTGACGCGACTCCCGCCTTCCCCGCCTTCCCCTCAGGCGccctcccgcgacgccgtcgccgtccggcggcgggttcaggGACGAGCACCAGCCCCTCTCCGCGatcgaccccgcgcggatcCGATTCCCCGACCCGACGTCCCGTCTCGACGCCCtcaacgccgccgggttCTCCGTCTCTTGGCGCCGCgagacgccgcgagcctcgaacgcgtcgaacgacgacgacgacgggctcgagTGCGACGAGGTGGTCCTCGTGAccgtgaccgccgccgccccggggaCGAAACACTGGGTCGGCGCGTactccccgccgcgcgcggcggtcaacGCCACCGCCCCGGTCAAGTACGCCATCAtccacgacgtcgatgcGTCGTACTTGAAAactggcgacgccgccatccgGTTCAGGCTGGCGTGCAACAGGCACGATTACGACTTTgtcgtcttcgccgacgaCTGGGAACGGCGGCAGTACAACGAAAGCACGCACGCGAGGTCCGATACCGTCCACGAGGCGGTCGCCGTGGCGAgaagcgcggtggcgacgatgagAGCCGAAGCCAACTCTGGTCCCCGCAAGCCCCGCGCATCTCTCGTCTCTCCCGTCGGGTCGGACACAAAAGTCGGTGACgatctcgagctcgcggtgacgtggagcagcgcgaggggcgcggaaGCGATGCCGTCGCTGCGATggtgggaggaggacgcgtccgggGTTCGAACCGGCAGCGTTAACGTCGTCAACGCGAGTACTTACCGCTACCGCCGGGAGGACCTctgcggcgcgcccgcgacgacgtcggggtaCAGGGACCCGGGCTGGAttcaccgcgcggcgctggcgggaaTCGATCGGTCGACCGTTCGGTTCGTCGGGTACGATCTCATCGATGCCCTCGGCGGAAAGTACCCGccggcgggcgagcgcgggctcCGTTTACGCGTTCCCCGCGTCGGGATCGCGTCGAGCAAAGACAAAAACGAAGGCGAGGACAAAAACAACGACAAAGAATTAAACAAAAACAACGAGCCGGCGTTCACGATTGCCATGTTCGCGGACATGGGCCGCggcacggacgacgacgccgcgacgtggaACGAGTACGGCTCGCCCGCGTTCAACACCTCGcgggccctcgccgccgacgccgacgccatcgacgcggctTTCCTCTTCGGCGACGTATCCTACGCCACCGGCTACCAATCCGTCTGGGACGATTACCTGGAGATGATCGCGCCTTGGGCCGCCGCGTTCCCCTTCCTCGTCAACCCGGGCAACCACGAGTACGACTACGTTCGATCGGCGTGGACCGGGCACGCGGGCGGTCAAAGCGGCGCAGCCGTGTACGCCGATCCGTACGGCGGAGTCGACTCTggcggcgagtgcggcgTGCCCACCGAGCGCTTACTACCGggtccgacgccggcgagttCGGTGCCCGGGGCGTACGTCGCGATCCTCGGACCGATCGCGCTGGTGTCCATGAACACCGAGGTGGACTTTCGAACCGGTTCCCCGCAGTGGACGTGGCTGGACCGGGCGC
This DNA window, taken from Micromonas commoda chromosome 2, complete sequence, encodes the following:
- a CDS encoding predicted protein — protein: MTVVRVARTLPVLALLLVCAGAVPSPEWRPPATPSPSGGGFRDEHQPLSAIDPARIRFPDPTSRLDALNAAGFSVSWRRETPRASNASNDDDDGLECDEVVLVTVTAAAPGTKHWVGAYSPPRAAVNATAPVKYAIIHDVDASYLKTGDAAIRFRLACNRHDYDFVVFADDWERRQYNESTHARSDTVHEAVAVARSAVATMRAEANSGPRKPRASLVSPVGSDTKVGDDLELAVTWSSARGAEAMPSLRWWEEDASGVRTGSVNVVNASTYRYRREDLCGAPATTSGYRDPGWIHRAALAGIDRSTVRFVGYDLIDALGGKYPPAGERGLRLRVPRVGIASSKDKNEGEDKNNDKELNKNNEPAFTIAMFADMGRGTDDDAATWNEYGSPAFNTSRALAADADAIDAAFLFGDVSYATGYQSVWDDYLEMIAPWAAAFPFLVNPGNHEYDYVRSAWTGHAGGQSGAAVYADPYGGVDSGGECGVPTERLLPGPTPASSVPGAYVAILGPIALVSMNTEVDFRTGSPQWTWLDRALGSIDRTQTPWVLFAGHRPGLVDSDWGKSCLGVHTNEDDRAWTCGPKKPLFGKGNEAGDLRDASDVGVALEFQAHVWPLLTRHEVNAVFSGHNHVYQRHCAFDPERAGSGIDSHLGAIRELGPGEDADDAARAEYGKSGGCVARPKRIRISPGGDSPGGDSPASDEGENEWWVYEEPKAPVSLVVGSAGAGFTRNSRFSLTKGTETCEFCEVVMYEYGYLRVAAVNDTHLRCEFVETQRGDGAVLDRFYVTRRGVTGAEGAEGAEGAEGAEVTSGWRFIALGCALALFVACFAIDVFVPQDTVLPYVRLDSIDEDGEEEEEEAAVDGEV